The genomic window TGACGCTCAGCCAATGGCAGCATGGGAAAAGGAACTACTCACTAAGGAAACTGAACAGTCTGAAGACGAAGCCAAGGCTGAATAAGTCTGTTGGCGGTTAATGAGGAGAACAAAATGGCAGCAATTACTGCAGCGTTGATTAAGCAGGTGCGCGAAGAAACTGGCGCTGGCATGATGGACGTTAAGAAGGCTCTTACCGAAGCCGAAGGCGATGTAGCTCGCGCTAAGGAAATTATCCGTGCTAAGGGCATTCAGGCCGCTGGCAAGCGTGAAGGTCGCAAGGCTCAGGAAGGAACCGTTGCTTCTAAGGTTGTTAAAACTGCAGAAGGTGAAACTGGCTATGCAGTTGAATTGAATTCCGAAACCGACTTTGTTGCTAAGACTCCAAAGTTCGTTGAATTCTCCGAAACTGTGTTGAACAATGCTATTGAAGCCAATGCTTCTAGTGCAGAAGAGCTTCTTGCAGCTAAGGCTGGAGATGCTACGGTTAAGGAAGAAGTAGAAGAAGCAGCAGCATTGTTTGGCGAGCACGTTAAGGTTGGGCAGATTGCCAAGATTAGCGGTCCTCACGTTGAGGTTTATGCTCACAAGAAGTCCGTT from Gardnerella vaginalis ATCC 14018 = JCM 11026 includes these protein-coding regions:
- the tsf gene encoding translation elongation factor Ts — protein: MAAITAALIKQVREETGAGMMDVKKALTEAEGDVARAKEIIRAKGIQAAGKREGRKAQEGTVASKVVKTAEGETGYAVELNSETDFVAKTPKFVEFSETVLNNAIEANASSAEELLAAKAGDATVKEEVEEAAALFGEHVKVGQIAKISGPHVEVYAHKKSVELPPSIVSMIATDEAGAKVAHEAALQISAMGAQWLRREDVPADVLESERRVATEKSLAEGKPEKIVPKIVEGRLNAFFKETVLLEQSYVKDPSKTIGDLFKEVGGTALAFARVEVGKGSAE